The genomic window ATGGGCCAATGTCGTTACCCCGGGGATAGCACGCTTGAATGACATGGCATATTTACAGGCTTTTAGGCAGATGAACAAAGCCATATTAAACCCACCGTTCATTGTAGTTTTCTTTGGTGCAATTTTCTTGATTATCGCCACAACTATTCTGCATTGGGCTCTTCCATCCTATATGGTTTGGATGTTGATAGGAGCTTTGGTACTCTATTTTGTGGGCGTGGTGCTCGTTACCATATTCGGGAACGTACCCCTGAACGAAATGTTGGACAAGACAGATTTATCGGAGCTAAGCCTTGATGGGGCCAAATCATTACGGGACCGGTTTGAAGACAGTTGGAACAAACTCCATCTGGTCCGCACCGTTACTGCAATTATTTCTTTCTCGCTGTTGTTACTTACGTGTGTAACAAAAGCTGTGTAGTTGGCCAATAAAAAAAACAATAATTTAAAACAAATATATCATGAACAACAAGATTTTAGTACTCGGAGGAAAAGGAAAAACAGGTCGCAAGGTGGCCGAACGTTTGATCGCATTAAATCAGACAGTACGCATTGGATCGCGGACAGAAAACCCGGCATTCGACTGGCAGAAACCATCTAACTGGGATGCTGCCCTGGAAGGCATGGATAGGGTGTATATTACCTTTCAGCCCGACCTGGCTGTGCCGGGCGCATTGGGGGCAATAGAGGAACTGACCAAGAAGGCCAAACGAAAGGGCATCAAAAAGCTGGTGCTGCTCTCGGGCAAGGGCGAACGGGAAGCCGAACTATGCGAACAGGCCGTTATGCATTCAGGGATGGATTACACCATTGTGCGCGCCAGTTGGTTCAACCAAAATTTCAGCGAAAGTTTCTTTCTCGACCCCATCCTGGCCGGTCTTGTTGCCCTACCTCAGGCGCAGGCTAAAGTACCCTATGTTGATACCGGCGATATTGCCGACGTGGTGGTAGAGGCACTAATGGACAACACGCACAACGGCCATATCTATCAACTGACCGGGCCGCGCCTTCTGACTTTTGAGGACGTCGTCCGTGAAATATCGGAAGCAAGCGGCAGGGATATCGCGTTTTCGCCCATTTCGATGAGCACCTATACCAGGATGCTGAAAGAGCTTGAAGTGCCATCGGAATATATTTGGCTGATCAATTACCTGTTTACAGAAGTATTGGGCGATCCCCGCATTTCGGAAATAAGCGATGATATTGAAAAAGTGTTACACCGAAAGCCAAAGGATTTTTCGGAATTCGTAAAAGAAACCGCA from Saccharicrinis carchari includes these protein-coding regions:
- a CDS encoding NmrA family NAD(P)-binding protein, whose protein sequence is MNNKILVLGGKGKTGRKVAERLIALNQTVRIGSRTENPAFDWQKPSNWDAALEGMDRVYITFQPDLAVPGALGAIEELTKKAKRKGIKKLVLLSGKGEREAELCEQAVMHSGMDYTIVRASWFNQNFSESFFLDPILAGLVALPQAQAKVPYVDTGDIADVVVEALMDNTHNGHIYQLTGPRLLTFEDVVREISEASGRDIAFSPISMSTYTRMLKELEVPSEYIWLINYLFTEVLGDPRISEISDDIEKVLHRKPKDFSEFVKETAKSGVWDPACVSVIGKQ
- a CDS encoding anthrone oxygenase family protein, with product MATLFTGLSAGLCFTWANVVTPGIARLNDMAYLQAFRQMNKAILNPPFIVVFFGAIFLIIATTILHWALPSYMVWMLIGALVLYFVGVVLVTIFGNVPLNEMLDKTDLSELSLDGAKSLRDRFEDSWNKLHLVRTVTAIISFSLLLLTCVTKAV